From the genome of Marinitoga sp. 38H-ov:
CCATCTGACTATAGGAAAAGAGGTTAGGCGTATTCAATATACGCTCCTCTTTTCTTATAGAGGAGCGTTTTTTAATTGGAGGTGTATATGAAAAAAGTTGTTATTGTAGATTATGGGTCACAATATACTCAATTATTAGCTAGAAGAGTAAGGGAATTAGGTGTTTATTCGGAAGTAATTCAACATGATGATGTTTTACCAAAAAATATTGGTGCAATTATTTTGTCTGGTGGTCCAAAAAGTGTAAATGATGAAGATGCGTTACCGCTTGATAAGAATATACTCAATAAAAATATACCTATTTTAGGAATATGTTATGGAATGCAGTTATTAACAAAAGAATTAGGAGGGGTAATTGAAAAAATAGAGATTTCTGAATATGGTAAAACAGAATTACAAATAATAAAAAAAGATATTATTTTTGAAGGAATAAAAGATAATTTTATTGTTTGGATGAGTCATGGTGATTCTGTAGTTAAATTACCAGACAATGCATATACTCTTTCAAAGACAAAAAATAATATTAGCGCATGTGTGAAATTTTCTGAAAAAATATATGGTATTCAATTTCATCCAGAAGTAATGCATACAGAATTTGGGTTTGAGATATTAGAAAATTTTCTTTTTAAAATAGCCAAGCTTGAAAAAAATTGGTCATTAAAAAACTTTGTGGATGAAAAAATAAATTATATAAGAAATGAATTGAAAAACGAAAAAGCGATAATAGCTCTTTCGGGGGGAGTTGATTCATCAGTTGCTGCAGTTTTAGTACATAAGGCTATTGGCGAAAATTTAAAAGCTGTATTTGTAAATCATGGATTAATAAGATTAAATGAAGAAATAGAGGTAAAAAAAATATTCAATGAATTGCTTGGCATTAATTTAACTATAGTAGATGCAAAAGAAAAATTTTTAAATAAATTAAAGGGCGTTTGTGATCCTGAAAAAAAGAGAAAAATAATAGGAGAAGAATTTATAAGAGTTTTTGAAGATGAAGCAAAAAATAATTATAAATACTTAATTCAGGGAACAATTTATTCAGATGTTATAGAAAGTGCTGCTTCTGGAAAAAATACAGCAAAAATAAAAAGTCATCACAATGTAGGAGGATTACCAGAAAAAATAGATTTTAAAATAATTGAACCATTAAAATATTTATTTAAAGATGAAGTTAGAAAAGTTGGAGAAATATTAGGTATTCCACATCACATATTATATAGGCATCCATTTCCTGGGCCGGGTTTAGCAATTAGAATTATAGGGGAAATAACTGAGGAAAAGTTAAATATATTAAAAAAAGCTGATTCTATATTTATAGAAACATTAAAAGAAAAAAAATGGTATGATAATGTTTGGCAAGCATTTACCGTACTAACTCCAATAAAAACTGTAGGGGTTACTGGAGATGAAAGAAGTTATGATTATGTTTTAGCAATTAGAAGTGTTGATAGCGTTGAGGGAATGACAGCTAATTGGTCTAAAATTCCGTATGAAATTTTAGAAGAAGTTTCAACAAAAATAACAAATCAAGTTAAAGGTATAGGTAGAGTTGTATATGATATTACTTCAAAACCACCAGCAACTATAGAATGGGAATAAAGGAGAGGAAAGAATGTTTAGAGAGACGCTTACTTTTGATGATGTATTATTAGTACCTAAATATAGTGAAGTTACTCCTTCTATGGTAGACACAGAAACAATTTTAGTGAAAGATATAAAATTAAAAGTACCCTTAATATCAGCAGCAATGGATACTGTCACAGAATATGAAATGGCAAAAGCATTAGCACATGCTGGAGGAATAGGTATTATACATAAAAATATGACTATTGAAGAACAAGCATATCAAATTGAAAAGGTAAAAAAAACTGAGAACGGTATTATTTATGATCCAATAACTATTTCTCCTAATACTACTATTTTAGAAGCAGAAAATATAATGAAAGAGTATAAAATAGGCGGTCTTCCTGTAGTTGATGAAAATA
Proteins encoded in this window:
- the guaA gene encoding glutamine-hydrolyzing GMP synthase, whose product is MKKVVIVDYGSQYTQLLARRVRELGVYSEVIQHDDVLPKNIGAIILSGGPKSVNDEDALPLDKNILNKNIPILGICYGMQLLTKELGGVIEKIEISEYGKTELQIIKKDIIFEGIKDNFIVWMSHGDSVVKLPDNAYTLSKTKNNISACVKFSEKIYGIQFHPEVMHTEFGFEILENFLFKIAKLEKNWSLKNFVDEKINYIRNELKNEKAIIALSGGVDSSVAAVLVHKAIGENLKAVFVNHGLIRLNEEIEVKKIFNELLGINLTIVDAKEKFLNKLKGVCDPEKKRKIIGEEFIRVFEDEAKNNYKYLIQGTIYSDVIESAASGKNTAKIKSHHNVGGLPEKIDFKIIEPLKYLFKDEVRKVGEILGIPHHILYRHPFPGPGLAIRIIGEITEEKLNILKKADSIFIETLKEKKWYDNVWQAFTVLTPIKTVGVTGDERSYDYVLAIRSVDSVEGMTANWSKIPYEILEEVSTKITNQVKGIGRVVYDITSKPPATIEWE